In a single window of the Zea mays cultivar B73 chromosome 5, Zm-B73-REFERENCE-NAM-5.0, whole genome shotgun sequence genome:
- the LOC100272936 gene encoding Bax inhibitor 1: protein MDAFFSASSASAPYGYGAGGWSYDSLKNFRQITPAVQTHLKLVYLTLCAALASSAVGAYLHVVWNIGGTLTMLGCVGSIAWLFSVPVYEERKRYGLLMAAALLEGASVGPLVKLAVEFDPSILVTAFVGTAIAFACFTGAAMVARRREYLYLGGLLSSGLSILLWLQLAGSIFGHSATSFMFEVYFGLLIFLGYVVYDTQEIIERAHRGDMDHVKHALTLFTDFVAVLVRVLVIMLKNGADKSEDKKRKKRS from the exons ATGGACGCGTTCTTCTCGGCCTCCTCCGCGTCGGCGCCCTACGGCTACGGCGCCGGCGGATGGAGCTACGACTCGCTCAAGAACTTCCGCCAGATCACCCCCGCCGTCCAGACCCACCTCAAGCTC GTCTACCTCACCCTGTGCGCGGCGCTGGCCTCGTCGGCGGTGGGCGCTTACCTGCACGTGGTCTGGAACATCGGCGGTACGCTGACAATGCTCGGTTGCGTCGGCAGCATCGCCTGGCTCTTCTCGGTGCCCGTCTACGAGGAG AGGAAGAGGTATGGGCTGCTGATGGCGGCTGCCCTCCTGGAAGGCGCTTCGGTCGGACCCCTCGTCAAGCTCGCCGTGGAATTTGACCCAAG CATCCTGGTGACGGCGTTCGTGGGGACTGCCATCGCGTTCGCGTGCTTCACCGGCGCGGCCATGGTGGCCAGGCGCAGGGAGTACCTCTACCTGGGTGGGCTGCTCTCGTCGGGGCTCTCCATCCTGCTCTGGCTGCAGCTAGCCGGCTCCATCTTCGGCCACTCCGCAACCAGCTTCATGTTCGAG GTCTACTTCGGGCTGCTCATCTTCCTGGGCTACGTGGTGTACGACACGCAGGAGATCATCGAGAGGGCGCACCGCGGCGACATGGACCACGTCAAGCACGCCCTCACCCTCTTCACAGACTTCGTGGCCGTCCTCGTCCGCGTCCTCGTCATCATG CTCAAGAACGGGGCCGACAAGTCGGAGgacaagaagaggaagaagaggtCGTGA
- the LOC100192689 gene encoding uncharacterized protein LOC100192689 produces the protein MEPPAWSPPREEEEEEETEIDFDEEEDPEEVEPWFTSSGSEPELEPEPEPKHPAPTPSPAPAWAEPEQQPAPVTAVEATKKGEGEDARPRWPGWPGASVFRLVVPADKVGGIIGRRGDTIKRLCDETRARVRVLDAPHGDGAFSRIVLVSAREEVEAELSPAMNAAIKIFKHINEIEDINSDGTLMAPAPEISSVRLLVPFAQALHVIGKQGVTIKSIQESTGSTVRIMDEDELLSHETMGERIVEINGASLEVLNALKLVLGLLRKFLVDHGVLHLFERKNPEVAQPQSRGNPKGSRFLYGHDPSFHAPYSRDLSQPADSLITKITRTMQIPLADVGEIIGVRGENVELIRSVSGAVVVLEKIGNGQEVRVMIEGTPSQVQTAHQLVQEALSGDRGLPSGSSYYSAEGGDGDPSLVKPPHAGPRFLHPISAIEASWDYLPWQYQEQTPRDDHRGYPTLSDYRGYLP, from the exons ATGGAGCCACCCGCGTGGTCGCCGCCgcgtgaggaggaggaggaggaggagaccgAGATCGACTTCGACGAGGAGGAGGACCCGGAGGAGGTGGAGCCGTGGTTCACGTCCTCCGGCTCGGAGCCGGAGCTAGAACCAGAGCCAGAGCCGAAGCACCCGGCGCCGACCCCATCCCCCGCCCCCGCTTGGGCTGAGCCGGAGCAGCAGCCGGCTCCGGTCACGGCGGTGGaggcgacgaagaagggcgagggGGAGGATGCGAGGCCGCGGTGGCCCGGGTGGCCTGGCGCGAGCGTGTTCCGCCTGGTGGTGCCCGCGGACAAGGTCGGCGGAATCATCGGGCGCCGCGGCGACACCATCAAGCGCCTCTGCGAcgagacccgcgcccgcgtccGCGTCCTCGACGCCCCGCACGGGGACGGGGCCTTCAGCCGGATT GTTTTAGTGTCTGCAAGAGAAGAAGTTGAAGCAGAGTTGTCACCTGCAATGAATGCTGCAATTAAGATCTTCAAGCATATAAACGAGATAGAAGATATCAATTCTGATGGAACTTTAATGGCTCCTGCACCAGAAATTTCTTCTGTTAGATTATTAGTTCCTTTTGCACAAGCTCTCCATGTAATTGGCAAGCAAGGAGTCACAATTAAGTCAATTCAGGAAAGTACAGGTAGTACCGTAAGGATCATGGATGAAG ATGAGCTATTGAGTCATGAGACAATGGGTGAAAGAATTGTGGAGATAAATGGTGCTTCGCTCGAGGTTCTGAATGCCCTAAAATTGGTGCTTGGACTTCTCCGGAAGTTCCTAGTTGATCATGGTGTGCTTCATCTTTTCGAAAGGAAG AACCCAGAAGTAGCTCAACCACAG AGTCGTGGTAACCCAAAAGGCAGTAGATTCTTGTATGGACATGATCCATCTTTTCATGCCCCGTACTCTCGAGATCTCAGCCAACCAGCTGATTCGTTAATAACAAAG ATTACACGGACAATGCAAATCCCGCTGGCAGATGTTGGAGAGATAATTGGCGTAAGGGGAGAAAACGTTGAACTCATTCGTTCTGTTAGTGGAGCAGTTGTCGTTCTTGAGAAAATCGGAAACGGTCAAGAGGTTCGAGTCATGATTGAAGGCACTCCTTCACAAGTTCAAACTGCACATCAACTTGTACAG GAGGCTCTTTCAGGTGACAGAGGGCTACCGTCCGGGAGCAGTTACTACAGCGCTGAGGGGGGCGACGGTGACCCAAGTCTGGTAAAGCCCCCACATGCTGGCCCAAGGTTTCTGCACCCCATCTCAGCAATCGAAGCAAGTTGGGACTACCTGCCATGGCAGTACCAAGAACAAACGCCCCGTGACGACCATCGGGGATACCCTACTCTCTCTGATTACAGAGGCTACTTGCCATAG
- the LOC100192689 gene encoding uncharacterized protein isoform X3: MEPPAWSPPREEEEEEETEIDFDEEEDPEEVEPWFTSSGSEPELEPEPEPKHPAPTPSPAPAWAEPEQQPAPVTAVEATKKGEGEDARPRWPGWPGASVFRLVVPADKVGGIIGRRGDTIKRLCDETRARVRVLDAPHGDGAFSRIVLVSAREEVEAELSPAMNAAIKIFKHINEIEDINSDGTLMAPAPEISSVRLLVPFAQALHVIGKQGVTIKSIQESTGSTVRIMDEDELLSHETMGERIVEINGASLEVLNALKLVLGLLRKFLVDHGVLHLFERKNPEVAQPQQSRGNPKGSRFLYGHDPSFHAPYSRDLSQPADSLITKITRTMQIPLADVGEIIGVRGENVELIRSVSGAVVVLEKIGNGQEVRVMIEGTPSQVQTAHQLVQVLVECEQ, translated from the exons ATGGAGCCACCCGCGTGGTCGCCGCCgcgtgaggaggaggaggaggaggagaccgAGATCGACTTCGACGAGGAGGAGGACCCGGAGGAGGTGGAGCCGTGGTTCACGTCCTCCGGCTCGGAGCCGGAGCTAGAACCAGAGCCAGAGCCGAAGCACCCGGCGCCGACCCCATCCCCCGCCCCCGCTTGGGCTGAGCCGGAGCAGCAGCCGGCTCCGGTCACGGCGGTGGaggcgacgaagaagggcgagggGGAGGATGCGAGGCCGCGGTGGCCCGGGTGGCCTGGCGCGAGCGTGTTCCGCCTGGTGGTGCCCGCGGACAAGGTCGGCGGAATCATCGGGCGCCGCGGCGACACCATCAAGCGCCTCTGCGAcgagacccgcgcccgcgtccGCGTCCTCGACGCCCCGCACGGGGACGGGGCCTTCAGCCGGATT GTTTTAGTGTCTGCAAGAGAAGAAGTTGAAGCAGAGTTGTCACCTGCAATGAATGCTGCAATTAAGATCTTCAAGCATATAAACGAGATAGAAGATATCAATTCTGATGGAACTTTAATGGCTCCTGCACCAGAAATTTCTTCTGTTAGATTATTAGTTCCTTTTGCACAAGCTCTCCATGTAATTGGCAAGCAAGGAGTCACAATTAAGTCAATTCAGGAAAGTACAGGTAGTACCGTAAGGATCATGGATGAAG ATGAGCTATTGAGTCATGAGACAATGGGTGAAAGAATTGTGGAGATAAATGGTGCTTCGCTCGAGGTTCTGAATGCCCTAAAATTGGTGCTTGGACTTCTCCGGAAGTTCCTAGTTGATCATGGTGTGCTTCATCTTTTCGAAAGGAAG AACCCAGAAGTAGCTCAACCACAG CAGAGTCGTGGTAACCCAAAAGGCAGTAGATTCTTGTATGGACATGATCCATCTTTTCATGCCCCGTACTCTCGAGATCTCAGCCAACCAGCTGATTCGTTAATAACAAAG ATTACACGGACAATGCAAATCCCGCTGGCAGATGTTGGAGAGATAATTGGCGTAAGGGGAGAAAACGTTGAACTCATTCGTTCTGTTAGTGGAGCAGTTGTCGTTCTTGAGAAAATCGGAAACGGTCAAGAGGTTCGAGTCATGATTGAAGGCACTCCTTCACAAGTTCAAACTGCACATCAACTTGTACAG GTTCTCGTTGAATGTGAGCAGTGA
- the LOC100280111 gene encoding uncharacterized protein LOC100280111, with product MEEPPPGSSKAAAARAPRVVGVLAGLLERAAERGDTATPTLADSAFRGRALPGIPVRRYAERIYRYAGCSPACYVLAYVYLDRLARGQCDAGAGEDEDEDEAAVVGIDSYTVHRLLITSVLVAAKFMDDRHHNNAYFARVGGVEVAEMNALELRLLFALRFRLNVAPDTFARYCAALECHVDTPDAGGPVPRMPPSSHVDGEEAVTSSKGKVAAAGGGSVVVQRSHRQRRAVVQIMTTAQ from the exons ATGGAAGAGCCGCCGCCGGGGAGCAGCAAGGCCGCCGCGGCGCGCGCGCCCCGGGTGGTGGGCGTGCTGGCGGGGCTGCTGGAGCGCGCGGCGGAGCGCGGCGACACGGCGACGCCGACGCTGGCGGACTCGGCGTTCCGGGGCCGCGCGCTGCCGGGGATCCCCGTGCGGCGGTACGCGGAGCGGATATACCGGTACGCCGGGTGCAGCCCGGCCTGCTACGTCCTCGCCTACGTCTACCTCGACCGCCTCGCGCGGGGCCAATGCGACGCCGGcgccggcgaggacgaggacgaggacgaggcgGCGGTTGTCGGCATCGACTCGTACACCGTCCACCGCCTCCTCATCACCTCCGTCTTGGTCGCCGCCAAGTTCATGGACGACAG GCACCACAACAACGCCTACTTCGCGCGGGTGGGCGGCGTGGAGGTGGCGGAGATGAACGCGCTGGAGCTGCGCCTCCTCTTCGCCCTGCGCTTCCGCCTCAACGTCGCCCCCGACACCTTCGCGCGGTACTGCGCCGCGCTCGAGTGCCACGTCGACACGCCCGACGCCGGCGGCCCCGTGCCGCGGATGCCGCCCTCCTCCCACGTCGACGGCGAGGAGGCAGTGACCAGCAGCAAGGGCAAGGTTGCCGCCGCCGGTGGCGGTTCCGTCGTCGTCCAGCGTAGTCACCGTCAGCGGAGAGCCGTGGTACAGATCATGACGACGGCCCAATGA
- the LOC100192689 gene encoding uncharacterized protein isoform X2 yields the protein MEPPAWSPPREEEEEEETEIDFDEEEDPEEVEPWFTSSGSEPELEPEPEPKHPAPTPSPAPAWAEPEQQPAPVTAVEATKKGEGEDARPRWPGWPGASVFRLVVPADKVGGIIGRRGDTIKRLCDETRARVRVLDAPHGDGAFSRIVLVSAREEVEAELSPAMNAAIKIFKHINEIEDINSDGTLMAPAPEISSVRLLVPFAQALHVIGKQGVTIKSIQESTGSTVRIMDEDELLSHETMGERIVEINGASLEVLNALKLVLGLLRKFLVDHGVLHLFERKSRGNPKGSRFLYGHDPSFHAPYSRDLSQPADSLITKITRTMQIPLADVGEIIGVRGENVELIRSVSGAVVVLEKIGNGQEVRVMIEGTPSQVQTAHQLVQEALSGDRGLPSGSSYYSAEGGDGDPSLVKPPHAGPRFLHPISAIEASWDYLPWQYQEQTPRDDHRGYPTLSDYRGYLP from the exons ATGGAGCCACCCGCGTGGTCGCCGCCgcgtgaggaggaggaggaggaggagaccgAGATCGACTTCGACGAGGAGGAGGACCCGGAGGAGGTGGAGCCGTGGTTCACGTCCTCCGGCTCGGAGCCGGAGCTAGAACCAGAGCCAGAGCCGAAGCACCCGGCGCCGACCCCATCCCCCGCCCCCGCTTGGGCTGAGCCGGAGCAGCAGCCGGCTCCGGTCACGGCGGTGGaggcgacgaagaagggcgagggGGAGGATGCGAGGCCGCGGTGGCCCGGGTGGCCTGGCGCGAGCGTGTTCCGCCTGGTGGTGCCCGCGGACAAGGTCGGCGGAATCATCGGGCGCCGCGGCGACACCATCAAGCGCCTCTGCGAcgagacccgcgcccgcgtccGCGTCCTCGACGCCCCGCACGGGGACGGGGCCTTCAGCCGGATT GTTTTAGTGTCTGCAAGAGAAGAAGTTGAAGCAGAGTTGTCACCTGCAATGAATGCTGCAATTAAGATCTTCAAGCATATAAACGAGATAGAAGATATCAATTCTGATGGAACTTTAATGGCTCCTGCACCAGAAATTTCTTCTGTTAGATTATTAGTTCCTTTTGCACAAGCTCTCCATGTAATTGGCAAGCAAGGAGTCACAATTAAGTCAATTCAGGAAAGTACAGGTAGTACCGTAAGGATCATGGATGAAG ATGAGCTATTGAGTCATGAGACAATGGGTGAAAGAATTGTGGAGATAAATGGTGCTTCGCTCGAGGTTCTGAATGCCCTAAAATTGGTGCTTGGACTTCTCCGGAAGTTCCTAGTTGATCATGGTGTGCTTCATCTTTTCGAAAGGAAG AGTCGTGGTAACCCAAAAGGCAGTAGATTCTTGTATGGACATGATCCATCTTTTCATGCCCCGTACTCTCGAGATCTCAGCCAACCAGCTGATTCGTTAATAACAAAG ATTACACGGACAATGCAAATCCCGCTGGCAGATGTTGGAGAGATAATTGGCGTAAGGGGAGAAAACGTTGAACTCATTCGTTCTGTTAGTGGAGCAGTTGTCGTTCTTGAGAAAATCGGAAACGGTCAAGAGGTTCGAGTCATGATTGAAGGCACTCCTTCACAAGTTCAAACTGCACATCAACTTGTACAG GAGGCTCTTTCAGGTGACAGAGGGCTACCGTCCGGGAGCAGTTACTACAGCGCTGAGGGGGGCGACGGTGACCCAAGTCTGGTAAAGCCCCCACATGCTGGCCCAAGGTTTCTGCACCCCATCTCAGCAATCGAAGCAAGTTGGGACTACCTGCCATGGCAGTACCAAGAACAAACGCCCCGTGACGACCATCGGGGATACCCTACTCTCTCTGATTACAGAGGCTACTTGCCATAG
- the LOC100192689 gene encoding uncharacterized protein isoform X1 yields the protein MEPPAWSPPREEEEEEETEIDFDEEEDPEEVEPWFTSSGSEPELEPEPEPKHPAPTPSPAPAWAEPEQQPAPVTAVEATKKGEGEDARPRWPGWPGASVFRLVVPADKVGGIIGRRGDTIKRLCDETRARVRVLDAPHGDGAFSRIVLVSAREEVEAELSPAMNAAIKIFKHINEIEDINSDGTLMAPAPEISSVRLLVPFAQALHVIGKQGVTIKSIQESTGSTVRIMDEDELLSHETMGERIVEINGASLEVLNALKLVLGLLRKFLVDHGVLHLFERKNPEVAQPQQSRGNPKGSRFLYGHDPSFHAPYSRDLSQPADSLITKITRTMQIPLADVGEIIGVRGENVELIRSVSGAVVVLEKIGNGQEVRVMIEGTPSQVQTAHQLVQEALSGDRGLPSGSSYYSAEGGDGDPSLVKPPHAGPRFLHPISAIEASWDYLPWQYQEQTPRDDHRGYPTLSDYRGYLP from the exons ATGGAGCCACCCGCGTGGTCGCCGCCgcgtgaggaggaggaggaggaggagaccgAGATCGACTTCGACGAGGAGGAGGACCCGGAGGAGGTGGAGCCGTGGTTCACGTCCTCCGGCTCGGAGCCGGAGCTAGAACCAGAGCCAGAGCCGAAGCACCCGGCGCCGACCCCATCCCCCGCCCCCGCTTGGGCTGAGCCGGAGCAGCAGCCGGCTCCGGTCACGGCGGTGGaggcgacgaagaagggcgagggGGAGGATGCGAGGCCGCGGTGGCCCGGGTGGCCTGGCGCGAGCGTGTTCCGCCTGGTGGTGCCCGCGGACAAGGTCGGCGGAATCATCGGGCGCCGCGGCGACACCATCAAGCGCCTCTGCGAcgagacccgcgcccgcgtccGCGTCCTCGACGCCCCGCACGGGGACGGGGCCTTCAGCCGGATT GTTTTAGTGTCTGCAAGAGAAGAAGTTGAAGCAGAGTTGTCACCTGCAATGAATGCTGCAATTAAGATCTTCAAGCATATAAACGAGATAGAAGATATCAATTCTGATGGAACTTTAATGGCTCCTGCACCAGAAATTTCTTCTGTTAGATTATTAGTTCCTTTTGCACAAGCTCTCCATGTAATTGGCAAGCAAGGAGTCACAATTAAGTCAATTCAGGAAAGTACAGGTAGTACCGTAAGGATCATGGATGAAG ATGAGCTATTGAGTCATGAGACAATGGGTGAAAGAATTGTGGAGATAAATGGTGCTTCGCTCGAGGTTCTGAATGCCCTAAAATTGGTGCTTGGACTTCTCCGGAAGTTCCTAGTTGATCATGGTGTGCTTCATCTTTTCGAAAGGAAG AACCCAGAAGTAGCTCAACCACAG CAGAGTCGTGGTAACCCAAAAGGCAGTAGATTCTTGTATGGACATGATCCATCTTTTCATGCCCCGTACTCTCGAGATCTCAGCCAACCAGCTGATTCGTTAATAACAAAG ATTACACGGACAATGCAAATCCCGCTGGCAGATGTTGGAGAGATAATTGGCGTAAGGGGAGAAAACGTTGAACTCATTCGTTCTGTTAGTGGAGCAGTTGTCGTTCTTGAGAAAATCGGAAACGGTCAAGAGGTTCGAGTCATGATTGAAGGCACTCCTTCACAAGTTCAAACTGCACATCAACTTGTACAG GAGGCTCTTTCAGGTGACAGAGGGCTACCGTCCGGGAGCAGTTACTACAGCGCTGAGGGGGGCGACGGTGACCCAAGTCTGGTAAAGCCCCCACATGCTGGCCCAAGGTTTCTGCACCCCATCTCAGCAATCGAAGCAAGTTGGGACTACCTGCCATGGCAGTACCAAGAACAAACGCCCCGTGACGACCATCGGGGATACCCTACTCTCTCTGATTACAGAGGCTACTTGCCATAG